From Watersipora subatra chromosome 2, tzWatSuba1.1, whole genome shotgun sequence, one genomic window encodes:
- the LOC137386879 gene encoding leukocyte surface antigen CD53-like — translation MAGKGGAEGCCANFAKVLLIVFNSIFCLLGIGLIAGGIYAVIKLRDYLNILGNNSGNAVAILIIVFGVITFIIAAIGCLGACKESPCLLFTFAVIIAILLIAEIGVGIAAVVYKDQVEELFIEGSLELMKGYDESDDESAAKEAWDFVQDDLGCCGANSSENWKSDTFSPKQQDYPKSCGDAPTDRPSCDKKVREFIESNLLIIGAVTIAFGLIELLGVVFACCVGCNIKRGD, via the exons ATGGCAGGAAAAGGAGGAGCTGAAGGCTGTTGCGCCAACTTTGCCAAAGTTCTACTCATTGTTTTCAACAGCATCTTTTGC CTGCTTGGAATCGGTCTGATAGCAGGTGGAATTTATGCGGTCATAAAACTGAGAGACTACCTTAACATCCTTGGAAATAACAGCGGCAACGCAGTGGCCATCTTAATTATTGTGTTTGGAGTCATCACTTTCATCATTGCAGCGATCGGATGCCTTGGAGCGTGTAAAGAGAGTCCCTGCCTCTTGTTTACG TTTGCTGTCATCATAGCAATCTTGCTAATTGCTGAGATTGGAGTGGGGATTGCGGCAGTGGTTTACAAAGATCAGGTAGAAGAATTGTTCATAGAGGGGTCCTTGGAACTTATGAAAGGATATGACGAGAGTGATGATGAGTCTGCAGCGAAGGAAGCATGGGACTTCGTACAAGATGACCTA GGATGCTGTGGAGCAAACTCTAGTGAGAACTGGAAAAGTGACACATTTTCACCCAAACAACAGGACTACCCTAAGAGCTGT GGTGATGCTCCAACAGATCGGCCATCTTGCGACAAAAAGGTCAGGGAATTCATTGAAAGTAATCTTCTGATTATTGGAGCGGTCACCATAGCCTTTGGGCTTATTGAA TTACTGGGAGTTGTCTTTGCTTGCTGCGTGGGTTGCAACATCAAGAGAGGCGATTAG
- the LOC137386878 gene encoding rRNA methyltransferase 1, mitochondrial-like, whose amino-acid sequence MVLFRISPSSRLILIISPRLYHTSPSLSYLPNHQQFKFRRAKLKRRLYNEHNQDSARPVDGLEKTQWCSDNENTILPTHSEDHKIEMENLFGVHPIFSALQAKRRTFGILYLRMSLYKAFMDSVSLHTKHPEMQAQILGRIWSEISRLNIPIMPVNKRKLDKLANCGVHQGLVLTVSSLAIQETNNHSLLISHHPGSVWILINKVCDPMNLGALIRTAVYFGVDKILISANCSRLSPVVSKASSGAMEFACMERVNDIERVIATLVDAGWEVVGSSCSSKSSVPLSDLSSHKKTLLIVGNEGHGIEEDVLSLCTKTVTISSGKDCPSLINSLNVSVAAGVLLNQLSSSRR is encoded by the coding sequence ATGGTTCTATTTAGAATTAGCCCTTCGAGTCGGCTCATACTGATCATCTCTCCACGACTTTATCATACTTCACCTTCTCTCTCATATCTCCCGAACCATCAGCAGTTTAAATTTCGCAGAGCAAAACTTAAACGAAGACTTTATAATGAGCATAATCAAGACTCAGCTAGACCTGTTGATGGCCTTGAAAAGACCCAATGGTGTTCGGACAATGAGAACACCATTTTACCAACGCATTCAGAGGATCACAAAATCGAGATGGAGAACCTTTTTGGAGTTCATCCGATATTCTCAGCTCTTCAAGCGAAGCGAAGAACATTTGGAATCCTTTATTTGCGCATGTCTCTTTATAAAGCGTTCATGGATTCTGTCAGTCTACACACAAAGCACCCAGAAATGCAAGCACAGATTTTGGGTAGAATTTGGTCAGAAATTTCGAGACTAAATATTCCAATTATGCCTGTGAATAAACGTAAGCTAGATAAACTAGCCAATTGTGGAGTTCATCAAGGGCTGGTGTTGACGGTATCCTCTTTGGCTATTCAGGAAACAAACAACCACTCTCTTCTCATCTCTCACCATCCTGGAAGCGTTTGGATTCTCATAAATAAAGTGTGTGACCCTATGAATCTTGGAGCTCTTATACGTACCGCTGTCTACTTTGGTGTGGACAAAATTCTCATATCAGCAAACTGTTCAAGGCTCTCGCCGGTGGTATCTAAGGCTAGTTCTGGTGCTATGGAGTTTGCTTGTATGGAGCGTGTCAACGATATTGAAAGAGTCATAGCAACGTTGGTAGATGCTGGCTGGGAAGTAGTCGGATCATCATGTTCCAGCAAAAGCTCCGTTCCTTTGTCAGATTTATCATCTCATAAAAAGACTCTGCTTATAGTTGGCAATGAGGGGCATGGAATTGAAGAAGATGTGCTCTCACTCTGCACCAAAACTGTTACAATATCATCTGGAAAGGACTGTCCTTCCTTGATAAATTCGTTGAATGTTTCAGTGGCCGCTGGAGTTTTGTTGAATCAATTGTCTTCATCTCGAAGATAA